The uncultured Trichococcus sp. DNA window GTGATGACGCCATCCTGCAAAGTTACGTTAAAGAAGTTCATGGCAGGCGATCCGATAAATCCGGCTACGAACACGTTTACTGGCGTATCGTAGACTTCTTTCGGGCTGCCGATCTGTTGCACAAAGCCGTCCTTCATGATGACGATACGGTCTGCCATGGTCATCGCTTCGGTTTGGTCATGGGTTACGTAGATGGTTGTTGTGTTCAGGCGACGGTGCAATTTTGCGATTTCGGCACGCATGGCCACACGCAATTTTGCGTCCAAGTTGGATAACGGCTCATCCATCAGGAAGACTTTTGCATCACGTACGATTGCGCGACCCAAGGCGACACGCTGTCTTTGACCACCGGACAAAGCTGCCGGTTTGCGGTCCAAGTACTCCGTCAAGCCCAGGATGTCAGCTGCGTTATCGACGCGTTTCTTGATTTCATCTTTAGCGTATTTTCTCAATTTCAGACCGAAAGCCATATTGTCGAATACGGTCATATGCGGGTATAGGGCATAGTTCTGGAATACCATCGCGATGTCGCGGTCTTTTGGCGCTACATCGTTCATCAAGGTATCGCCGATGACCAATTCACCTTCGGAAATATCTTCCAGGCCTGCGATCATACGCAGTGTTGTTGACTTTCCGCAACCGGAAGGACCGACAAAGACGATGAATTCACGATCTTGGATATGCAAGTTGAAATCTGTTACTGAATAATTGGAAGCATTGTCATATTTTTTGTGGATGCTGTTTAACTGGATCTCTACCATTTATTTGTACCTGCCTTTGATTTTTTTGGTTTTCTTTTATGTCCTTATCTTATTTGAAAGCGGATTCCACGGCCACGGGAAACTGCCCAAAAAAAGCGCCGATTTTTTGTGCACTTTGCCGAAGGCGCTTTCGGGCCAAAGGGAACGTTTACAAAACCCTCAGGAATGGGTCATGAAAAAGTCTCAATTCTTTGCTATAGTCTGCACAGCGCCTGCTCCTGCAAGGTCAGTAAAGAGTAGGTGCACAACTAAACCGTGAAAAACAGCCGTTGTTTTGGTAAAATGGTTCTTTGATGCATGAAAAATTGCTGCAGCGATACTAGAGAGAAAAAAGGGGTTTTGATTGATGAGCAAAAGAGGGTTTGAAGTAATCAGCAGTTATGCCGATAAAAACATCCAATTACCCAAGCGTGCGACGAAACACGCAGCGGGATACGATTTTGAAGCAGCCGAAGAAATCGTGCTGCCGGCGATCTGGAAAACGATCGTAAAAAGCGCGGGTTTGCAGCTTGGGGAACTGTTCGGGAGCGACAACGATGAGGCGATCGAAAAGAAAGAGCAGCTTTTGCGTCCGCGGTTGGTGCCTACCGGAATCAAAGCTTACATGCAGGAAGATGAATACCTCCAATTGACGAACCGTTCCAGCAATCCACTGAAGAATTTCATCGTGCTGCCGAACGGCGTAGGCATAGTCGATGCGGATTATTACAATAACGAGGGCAACGAAGGGCACATCTACTTCCAGTTCCTGAATTTTGGCTTGCGCGACAAAGTTATCCATAAGGGCGACCGCATCGGACAGGGCATCTTCCTGCAGTTCCTGAAAGCCGACCAGGATGAAGCGGAAGGATCGGAACGCACAGGCGGTTTCGGCTCGTCAGGCCAGGCCTAAAAAGAAAAGTCGAAACCGCGGGTATTTGCGTATTGTTATACGTAGAGCAGGCTTTTTGTGATAAAATAAGATAAGTTGGTTCATACTTGAAGGAGAGATTCATTTGGCAAAAAAAAATGCAGTGAAATACGTTTGTCAGGCTTGCGGATACGAGTCCCCGAAATGGCTGGGACGTTGCCCGAACTGCAACACTTGGAACCAAATGGAGGAAGAAAAGGAAGCGACAAAAGCTGTAAAGCAACAGCAACGTTCCAATTTCAGCGGGAACGTACCTGAAGCGATCGCCATCCAGGACATCAAGACCGAGAACCTGCCGCGCGTCAAAACGCAGATGGAAGAAGTCAACCATGTGTTGGGTGGTGGGATCGTGCCTGGTTCGCTGATCCTGATCGGGGGCGACCCGGGAATCGGCAAGTCCACCTTGCTGCTGCAGGTTTCAGCGCAGATCAACCAAGGCGGGCACCGTGTTCTGTACATCTCCGGAGAGGAAAGCGCGAGCCAGATCAAATTGCGGGCGGAAAGGCTTGGGGTCAAGGGCACCGATTTCTATATCTATCCGGAAACGGATATCGATGCTATCCGCAGCACCATCGAACGGATCAAGCCGGAATTCGTCATCGTGGACTCGATCCAGACGATGATTCATCCGGACAACACGAGCACAGCCGGTAGCGTGTCGCAAGTGCGCGAATGCACGGCCGAATTCATGCGGATCGCGAAGAGCAACGACATCGCCATCTTCATCGTCGGACACGTGACGAAGGAAGGCGCCATCGCCGGACCGCGGATGCTGGAGCATATGGTGGATACGGTGCTGTATTTTGAAGGCGACCGGCATCATGCCTTCCGGATCCTGCGCGCCGTCAAAAACCGTTTCGGATCGACCGACGAGATCGGTGTTTTCGAGATGATCGAAGGCGGTTTGCGCGAGGTGCGGAATCCTTCCGAACTGTTCCTGGAGGAGCGGCTCGCCGGAGCATCCGGATCGGCGGTCGTTGCCTCGCTCGAGGGCACGCGCCCGATTTTGGCTGAGATCCAGTGTCTGATCACGCCGACGGTCTTCGGGAATGCCCGCCGGACCGCGAGCGGACTAGATTACAACCGGGTGTCGCTGATCATGGCCGTGCTGGAAAAACGGGCGGGTTTGCTGCTGCAGAACCAGGATGCCTACTTCAAATCGACAGGTGGCGTGAAGCTGGATGAGCCGGCCATCGACCTGGCCGTAGCCGTCAGCATCGCCTCAAGTTATTGGGACAGCGAGACTTCCGCGACCGAGTGCTTCATCGGCGAAATCGGCCTGACCGGGGAAATCCGCAGGGTCAGCCGGATCGAGCAACGCGTCAACGAAGCGCAAAAGTTGGGCTTCACAAAGGTATATCTGCCGAAGAACAATCTTTCCGGCTGGAAGCATCCGGAAGGCATCCAGATCATACCTGTCGCAACGCTACAAGAAACGCTGCGCAAAGTATTTCCGAATAAAAATTGATGACAGAAGGAAAGAGAGGGAAGCCTTTGAAACGGAAAATCATTACGGCCGTCTTCCTGATGGTGGGCGGCAGCGCCGGTATTACAGCTCTGCCTTACCTGTGGGAATTAGCGGGCATACGAAACAATCTTTTCAATAATGTTTTTGTTAATTTTGGGGTTGGAGCACTTATATTTTATTTATTGTCATTCTTATTGATGAAATTGATTTTGGATATCATGCAAAAGATAGAAAATTATTTCAGCACCTTATCGGTCAGCTACATGCTGTTCGGTTCGATCGGAACGATCATCGGGCTTGTGTTGGCTTGGCTGATCGGTATCCCGTTGACATCACTGAGGATTCCGGTCGTCAACGACGTGCTGCCGGCTATCCTGTCCCTGATCCTGGCTTACCTGGGCTTCCGCGTGGGGACGACCCGGACCGAAGAATTCCGCAAATTGTTCGCATCGAAGCCGAAAAAGCAGGAAGAAACGCAGATGCTTGATCGCAAAGCGGACGACACTTTCCGCAAGTATAAGATTTTGGATACGAGCGTCATCATCGACGGACGCATCTACGACATCGCCAAAACCGGCTTTCTGGAAGGCGTCATCGTCATCCCGAACTTCGTATTGCGCGAACTGCAGTATATCGCGGATTCCTCCGACAGCCTGAAGCGCGTCAGGGGCAGACGGGGATTGGACATCCTGAACAAACTCCAAAAAGAAGAGGACATCGTTGTCGAAAGCTATGACGGCGAATTCGAAGAGATTCCTGAAGTCGACAGCAAGCTGATCCGTTTGGCGAAACTGATCGATGGCATCGTCGTCACGAACGATTACAATCTGAACAAAGTCTGCGAGTTCCAGAATGTGCCGGTGTTGAACATCAACGCCTTGGCCAATGCCGTAAAACCGGTCGTCATACCCGGCGAGTACATGGTCGTCACCGTCATCAAAGTCGGAACGGAACGCAACCAAGGAGTGGCCTATCTGGACGACGGCACGATGATCGTCGTCGAAGAGGGACAGCACTACATGAACGAAACGATCGAAGTCGTCGTCACAAGCGCCTTGCAGACCGCTGCCGGCCGCATGATCTTTGCCAAGCCTGCGCATTCACAAAAAGGCATCAAGTAGGAAATCCAGCACGACAAAATCAGCTTTACAGAAAAGGGGATACTTCATATGACAAAGAAAATCCGCGTACGTTATGCACCAAGCCCAACCGGTAACCTGCATATCGGGAACGCTCGTACCGCATTGTTCAACTATCTGTTTGCCCGCCATAACGACGGCGAGTTCATCATCCGTATCGAAGACACGGACCAAAAACGCAATCTTGAACACGGCGAAGAAAGCCAACTACAAAATCTGAAATGGCTAGGGATGGACTGGGATGAAGGCCCGGACAAACCAGGTAGTGTCGGACCGTACCGTCAATCCGAAAGACAGCACATCTACGATCCGTTGATCGATCAACTGCTTCTGTCCAACCGCGCCTACAAGTGCTACTGCACCGAGGAAGAATTGGAAACGGAACGCGAACAGCAAAGAGCACGTGGCGAAATGCCTCATTATGGCGGCAAATGCGCAAACTTGACGCCTTCCCAACAAGCAGAAAAAGAAGCACAAGGCATCACGCCGGTCATCCGTTTCCGTGTGCCGATCGAAAACACCTACACTTTTGACGATATCGTCAAAGGACCGATCACATTCGAAGCCAGCAGCGTCGGCGGGGACTACATCATCCGCAAACGCGACGGTTTCCCGACCTATAATTTTGCCGTTGCGGTGGATGATCACATGATGGGCATCACCCACGTCCTGCGCGGGGATGACCACATCGCCAATACACCGAAACAAATGATGATCTACGAAGCGTTCGAATGGAAAGAGCCCGTTTTCGGACACATGACATTGATCATCAACAGCGAAACCGGCAAAAAACTGAGCAAGCGCGATGAAACGATCCTGCAGTTCATCGAACAATACAAAGACTTGGGCTACCTGCCGGAAGCGATGTTCAACTTCATCACGTTGTTGGGCTGGTCACCGGTCGGAGAAGACGAAATCTTCTCGAAAGAGGACCTGATCAAGATGTTCGATCCGGAACGTCTGAGCAAATCGCCTGCCGCTTTCGACCAGAAGAAACTGGAATGGATCAACAACCAGTACATGAAGAGCGCCGACCTGGATGCAATCGTTGCTTTGGCCGCCCCTCACTTGGTGGCTGCCGGCAAATTGCCGGAAAACCCGAGCGAAGCCGACAGCGAGTACGCGAAAAAGCTGATCGGTCTCTATCACGAGCAAATGAGCTATGCCGCTGAGATCGTTTCCCTGTCGGAAATGTTCTTCGCTGATGAACTCAACCTGGATGCAGAAGCGAAGGAAATCTTGGCTGCCGAAACAGCGCCGATTGTGCTTGCCGCATTCAAAGAACAATTGCTTGCCATCGAGCCGTTCGAAGAAGCCGAAATCCTGGGCGCCATCAAAGCAGTCCAAAAAGAAACCAAGATCAAAGGCAAGAACCTGTTCATGGCCATCCGTGTCGCCGTCAGCGGCCAAATGCACGGGCCTGAAATCGGCAAGACCATCGAAGTGCTGGGCAGAGAAAAAAGCTTGGCCCATCTGAACAGCGTATTGGAAAAAATGTAGGACCGACAAAAAAGTATAGCAAAAATGAGCTGATTCTATATAATAGATGGATAATCCAAAAAGGAGCATGAAATGACTTGAATAGATTACGCGAAACAATTCAAACCATAAAAGATCATGATCCGGCTGCAAGGAGTACGTTGGAAGTCGTTCTGACGTATCCGGGGCTACATGCCATCCTTATATACGATATCGCTCATTTTTTTTATAAGCGAAAATGGTATACCTTCAGCCGGATGATTTCGCATCTGGGGCGTTTCTTGACCGGGATTGAAATCCATCCTGGAGCGACAATCGGCCATCGTCTGTTCATCGACCATGGCATGGGGATCGTCATCGGGGAGACAGCCGAAGTCGGCGACGATGTCATGATTTATCATGGCGTGACGCTGGGCGGCACCGGGAAAGACACCGGCAAGCGCCATCCCACCATCGGGAACAATGTGCTCTTGTCCGCCCATGTGCAGGTATTGGGACCGATCAAAATCGGCGACAATGCCAAAATCGGGGCATCCGCAGTCGTCGTCAGCGAAATTCCGCCTGACGTCACAGCGGTCGGCATCCCGGCAAAAATCGTCCGTTACCACAATCATAAGCTGAAAGACTAGAAAACAACCGAATAATCAGCAAACGAAAAAGGGCGTCAGCCCTTTTTTCGAAGCTGGAAAGGAGTGCGCAATGTTAAAAATCTACAATACCCTGACGCGCGAAAAAGAAGAATTCCAACCGATCCAAAAGAATAAGGTGGCCATGTACGTCTGCGGTCCGACCGTCTACAACTACATCCACATCGGCAACGCGCGCAGCACCGTGGCTTTCGATACCGTCCGCCGCTACCTGGAGTACCGCGGCTATGATGTGAGTTTTGTTATGAACTTCACTGACGTGGACGACAAGATCATCCGCGCCGCAAAAGAGATGGGCATTTCCGCTAAGGAAGTCGCCGAAAAGTTCATCGCGGCCTTCCATGAAGATACCGCGGCGCTGCATGTCGAAAAAGCGACGCTGAATCCGCGCGTGATGGAAAACATCCCTGACATCATCGCCTTCATCGGTGAGCTGATCGAAAAAGGCTATGCCTACGAAGCTGACGGGGATGTCTACTACCGCACCGGCAAGTTCAAGGACTACGGCAAACTGAGCGATCAATCAATCAAGGATCTGATCGTCGGCGCCAGCGAGCGCTTGGATGCGGAAGAGAACGTCAAGAAAGAGGATCAGCTTGATTTCGCGCTTTGGAAAGCAGCCAAGCCGGATGAAGTCTCCTGGGAATCGCCTTGGGGTCCGGGACGCCCGGGCTGGCACATCGAATGCTCGGTGATGGCCACCAAATATTTGGGTGACACCATCGATATCCACGGCGGCGGCCATGACCTGACTTTCCCGCATCATGAAAACGAGATTGCGCAGAGCGAAGCCAAGACCGGCAAAACGTTCGCGAACTACTGGATGCACAACGGGTTTGTCACGATCGGTGAGAGCGCCGAGAAGATGAGCAAGTCGCTCGGAAACTTCGTGACGGTGCATGATATCCTGAAGGAAGTCGATGCGCAAGTACTGCGTTTCTTCCTTGGTACAGCGCATTATCGCCGTCCGCTGAAATTCAGCGACAAAGCTATTGAAGAAGCCAAAATCAACCTCGAGAAAGTCAAAATCGCTTATCAGAACGCCCACTACCGCCTGCAGGATGCTGCTGCGGCACTGCTGGAAGATGCCGAAAAATTGGCTTTATTCCAGAATCTGCAGCAACAGTTCGTCACCGAAATGGACGACGATTTCCAGGCGGACAATGCCATGTCGATCGTTTACCAGTTCGCCAAGGAATTGAACATCTACGCGGAAGGCGAAGCCGTTTCCGCAGCAGTCATCACCGAGGCACTGGCTTTGTACAAGGCAATGATCGGCGTCTTCGGCGTCGTACTCGGTGAAGAAGCACTGCTGGATGACGACATCCAGACTTTGATTGATGAACGGACACAAGCCCGAACAGACAAAAATTTCGCCCGCAGTGATGAAATCCGTGATTACCTGAAGGATCAGGGCATCATCCTGGATGACACCGCCCAAGGCACCAGATGGAGAAGAGCCTAGTGACAGAACAGAATTGGAGCTTATTGAACGGTCTTGCCTTGGCCTATGTCGGCGATGCCGCTTATGAGACCTATATCAGAACGCATTTATTAGAAAAAGGACACACCAAACCCAACCAACTCCACCGGCGCGCGACTTTTTTCATTTCCGCCAAGGCCCAAGCGAAGCTGATGCATGCGATGCTGGAAAAAGAGGGCTTCCTGAGTGAAGCAGAAATGGATATGTACCGTCGCGGCCGCAACAGCAAGAGCCATACGATCGCCAAAAATGCGGACGTAACGACCTACCGCATCGCGACCGGCTTCGAGTCGTTGATGGGCTATCTGCATCTTTCCGGCCAGAAGGAACGTCTCGAAGAGTTGATCCGTTGGTGTATCCAAGAAGTCGAGGAAAACAATTATGAAAAATAAACCGAACCGCGCGTTCAAAGACAGCCGTAATGCACCGAAAAAGGGCAGACCGGAACCGAAACCAAGACGACGCGATGACGCAGAAAAAGAAACACCCGAAAACGAAGACTTCGTGATGGGACGCCACCCGGTACTGGAATTGCTGCGCTCCGATCGCGACGTCAACAAACTGTTCATCCAGGACGGCTTGGGCGGAGAAAAATTGGGCGACATCATCCAGCTGGCGAAGGACCGCAAGATCCAGATCCAAGCGGTACCGAAAAGCAAGCTCGACACGTTGTCCGATAACGCCGTCCACCAGGGCGTCATCGCCGCTACGGCCGCTTTCCAGTATGCCGTGCTCGATGATCTCTTCGAAGCGGCCGCCGCCAAGAACGAAGATCCTTTCTTCATCATCCTGGATGGTGTCGAGGATCCGCATAACCTTGGTTCCGTGCTGCGTACCGCGGATGCCTGCGGTGCCCACGGAGTCATCATTCCGAAGCGCCGCGCAGTCGGCTTGACGGCGACCGTCGCCAAAGCTTCGACAGGCGCCATCGAACATGTCCCGGTCGTGCGCGTAACGAACCTGCACCGCACAGTCGAAGAACTGAAGGAACGCGGTGTCTGGATCTACGCCACCGACATGAAAGGGCAGGACTACCGCCAGTGGGACACAACCTTGCCATTGGCGATGATCATCGGAAACGAAGGCAAAGGCGTTTCGCGCCTGTTGAAGGAATCCGCTGACGGCCTGTTGACCATCCCGATGGTCGGCCATGTCCAGAGCCTGAACGCCGGCGTTGCAGCCGGACTGATGATGTACGAAGTTTTCCGCAAACGCCACGTTTGATCCGATTCGTAGCGTCTGCGTACCAGAAAAAGCGAGGTGAAGACCATGTTGAAGAAAGAAATCCTGATAGTGGACGGCTACAATATGATCGGCGCCTGGCCGGAACTGGTGAAGCTGAAGAACCAGGACCTGATCGAAGAGGCCAGGGATCAACTGCTGCAGGCGCTGTCCGATTATCAGAACTATGAAGGGAATGAAGTCTGGTGCGTCTTCGACGCCCAGTTCGTTCCCGGCATCACGAAAGAATACTCCAAGTACCGCGTGAAGGTCATCTTCACCGCACAAGGGGAGACCGCCGACACCTATATCGAAGGCGTCGTCAAAAAACTGCGCAACGTGCTGACCGAAGTCTACGTCGCCACCAGCGACCTGGCCGAACAGCAGCTCGTCTTCTCGAAAGGCGCCCAGCGCATCTCCGCCATGGAACTCTACAAGGACATCAAACGCTCCAAAAAAGCCTTGGAGACCGAAAGCCGCCGCTTCCGCGACCAACGCCAGCGCGGCAGCTGGTCGGATGACCAACTGGAGATCCTGCGCGAAATCTATAAGGATATGCTGGAGTGAAGGCAATCTGGTAGTGAACAATACAAAGAAGAGGCCGCTTCGCTTAATTACGAGGCGGCCTCTTTGCGTGCGGAATGGCATTTACAATAGCGGTCTCGAAATCCGCCCTTAACTCCGGCGAAGAGACCGCCCACCGGAGCCGGTATCCTACAATCAATCTTAACTTCTGTGAAGGCTGTGTCATCGGAGGATACAAGAAAAATAGGGGCTAAAATCCGGCGAAGCCTCCGCTCGCCGGAGGAGAAGATTTTGGCATGATCGTATGTCTGGAAAAGGGGAGGAAATGAGAGGTAGGCATGCAGAATTACAGGAACTGCTCACGACACTCTCTAACAGAAACGGTATATGTTGGATATGTTCGCTTTGGGTGAGGTATACTGTATAGAGGCTTTAAATAATTTCTCGAGGATGCAGAAAGTGGGTAATGCTATTGAAAAAACAAACGAAAAAAATGATTGCTCCAATAGTGATTACAGTTTTGGTCATTTCCTATTTTATGTTCTACATGTGGTTGGGATTTGCTGAGTCTGGGGACATCCCTTTGCTGCTGAAAATACTACTGATCGTTGTCCCCAGCGGATTGATTGTGCTGATGGTGTACTTGTTAATAGAAAGAGTGAATGAAATCAAGGAGGATGATGACGATGATCTTAGTCAATACTGATTATATAAGCGGAAAAGAATTTGAAATGTTGGGGCTGGTTAAGGGGAGTACGATTCAGTCCAAAAACTTAGGGCGCGATATTTCACAAGGGCTCAAAACGCTGATCGGCGGAGAGCTCAAAGCCTACAACGAAATGATGAATGAGGCCAGGGCTCTAGCAACAAAGCGGATGGTAGAAGAAGCGACCACATTAGGAGCGGATGCAGTTGTAAACATTCGGTATGCTTCCTCTGCAATCATACAAGGCGCAGCTGAGGTGATCGTATATGGGACCGCTGTTAAATTCAAATAAGACAGCGTAGGAACGGATATTTTGGGTAAACATGCTGAAGGAGTCATCAAATTTCTCAACAGGTTACTTTCAGGAACGCAAATGACAGCTTTCATTTGCGTTCTTTTTGTGTTCATCTACCGGTTTCCGCAGTACTTCCTGCACAAAACATACTTCGAATGAAATCCGAACGAAAAGATACATAAGCTTGTTTTTCGGTCGACTTTTAAACTGATTTATAACTGAATATGAACTTTATTCAGAATTTTTGTATTAAAATCCGGAAAAAACCTCGACAACAACAATATCAAATGGTATCATTTTTGAAAACACTGGATATTTCAGAGAAGGCGGGAAAACATGAAAGAATTGTACGACGGCAAAACAAAAACAGTCTTATTGGATGAAGCGAATAAGGAAGTTTACTTATTGTTTAAAGATAGCGCAACCGGCGAAGATGGCGTCTTCGATCCAGGCTCCAACACAGTTGGCGGCAGTGTTGCCGGCAAAGGGAAAATTGGCTTGACTGTTTCCAAATACTTTTTTGAATTGATGGAAAAAAATGGCATTCCTACGCACTACCTGGATGCGGATATCGAAAAAGGTGTCATGAAAGTTCGCCAACTGACGGTACCGAATCTGGAATTTGTTTTACGCTATTTCACGGCTGGCAGCATGTGTCGCCGTTTTACCTTGCCTGAAGGCTTGCCTTTTGACCCACCATATTTGGAAGTGACGTTGAAAGACGATGAACAAGGCGATCCATTGATTACCGACCGCTTATGCCAAATGAAAGGTATTTTACAACCTGGGCAATACGATGAAGCGCTCGATATCTTAACGAAAGTCGGCGCAGTTCTTAGAGAGGCTTTAGCCGAAATGAACTTGACCTTAATCGATTTCAAAATTGAAATTGGTTATGACAATGACGGAAAAATGTACGTCGTGGATGAAATCACCCCCGATATTTGGCGCGTCAAAGATGAAGCGGGCAATATTCCCAACCAAATTGACTGTGCGCAATTGATTTTAGAAAAAATTCAATAAGCAAAAGGTGAGGTCCCAATACGGGATCTCACCTTTTTTATGCGTTCGAAAAACCTGCTAAGCCCCTCCTCCCGTGTCTCCGAAGGCAATAGCCTTAGCATGGCAATGGTGCTGCGGGCGCTTAGCGTCGTCTTTTTGAGCGGAAAATTCGCCATCCGCTCGAAAATAGGCTACTTGGCAATGTCCTTCCGATAGTCGCTAGGCGTTACGCCCCTCTCTTTTTTGAACACCTTCGTGAAGTAATTATAGTCAGGGATGCCAACATATGCTGCGATGTCTTGAATACTCATAGAACTGGAGTCGAGTAATTTTATGGCGTCATTGATGCGTAATTGATTAATGTATCGAATCACAGTAGTTCCGACTTCTTTTTTGAACTGGCTGGAAATGTAGGGAGTGGATAAGTTGAATTTCTCGGAAATACTGTTCAGCGTCAAGGGTAAATTCAGGTTGAATTCAATATAGTCCAATATTTTCCTAACGGATAGAGAGTAAGTATTTCTGGATTTACTTTGCACAAGCAAGCAATATTCCCGGATCATTTGTTCATATAATTTATTTAAAGCACTTTCTGAGGTGGTAAGTTCAATCATATGCAGAAACTTGCTTGATATTTCATGTAAGTATACAGGATGTATCTCATTTCCTTCGACAGCTTTACGAAATAAGGTGTTTGCTGAAGTCAAGTGGGATTTTTGATCCCTGAGTGTGTTTTTTAGGCGAGGTTCAATAGGCGAACTCATGAACCGCTCTGCTTCAACTAATGCTTTTTCCCAATCCCCGTTACGAATGTGGTTGAGAAGCTCTTTTTCTATCTTATAGCGATCGAATACAGCGTCGAAATAAGCTTCAAAATTATCTTTAGGAGTATAAATATAATGATCTTTACTTGAATTCGAAAAATCATGATAGTTGATGGAGAACGGAGTGATGTCCTCTTTATTGATATAGGAGACGATATTTGAAATGATTGAAATAAGATGCAAGTTATTGTCTATCTGAGGAATCCCGAACAGGAATCCTTTTATATTTTGGATATCTGCTGCAGTCAGGTGATTGTTTTCAGTGATTTCATGCCAATAATCATCATTAATCGGATTGTTGAAATAAGGACCTATGGCAACGATATCCTGTTTATCTACGAACGGAAAGAAAAAAATATAGTTGATTGAATAATTATCCGTTACAAAATAGAAAGTGTTTTTTTCCATAGTCAACAGAAACTCCTGCACTTGTCTGTATAAGGTTTCAGAATCTTCAAGACTTTCTCGGAGAGATTGATCAAAAGCGGATAGATTAGGGTATGGAGCTATGAAATAATGAAAATTTAAATGCAGTGTATCCGAGAGAAGCTTTGTAATAAAATCGATCGTTGATGAATTCATTTTATTTCTCCTTAAAATCAAACTGTAACAGTAGTTTACTCCAGAATAGGGGATAAATAAACAAAAAAAGAAAATCACCTTAAAAACGTGCTAATTGAAACCGTTTTATTCTAATTGTATAGAAAATAACATGCTATAGTATGGGAAATAAATGAATAATAGGTGATTAGATAAATGATAACCAATCTTAAGGGCATGCCATATGGGTTAGCGGATAAAGACATTGAGTGGGTAGAAGACACAATAAACAAGATGTCGATTGAAGAGAAAATTGGACAACTTTTTATTGTTCTAGGGAAAAGCAGTAATGAAGAATACATCAGAAACTTGGTGGAAAAATACCATATAGGGGGAGCTCGCTATACTGAAAGGGATCCTCTTAAAATCTTACATCAAAATCGAGCGTT harbors:
- the cysS gene encoding cysteine--tRNA ligase, with the translated sequence MLKIYNTLTREKEEFQPIQKNKVAMYVCGPTVYNYIHIGNARSTVAFDTVRRYLEYRGYDVSFVMNFTDVDDKIIRAAKEMGISAKEVAEKFIAAFHEDTAALHVEKATLNPRVMENIPDIIAFIGELIEKGYAYEADGDVYYRTGKFKDYGKLSDQSIKDLIVGASERLDAEENVKKEDQLDFALWKAAKPDEVSWESPWGPGRPGWHIECSVMATKYLGDTIDIHGGGHDLTFPHHENEIAQSEAKTGKTFANYWMHNGFVTIGESAEKMSKSLGNFVTVHDILKEVDAQVLRFFLGTAHYRRPLKFSDKAIEEAKINLEKVKIAYQNAHYRLQDAAAALLEDAEKLALFQNLQQQFVTEMDDDFQADNAMSIVYQFAKELNIYAEGEAVSAAVITEALALYKAMIGVFGVVLGEEALLDDDIQTLIDERTQARTDKNFARSDEIRDYLKDQGIILDDTAQGTRWRRA
- a CDS encoding Mini-ribonuclease 3 gives rise to the protein MEKSLVTEQNWSLLNGLALAYVGDAAYETYIRTHLLEKGHTKPNQLHRRATFFISAKAQAKLMHAMLEKEGFLSEAEMDMYRRGRNSKSHTIAKNADVTTYRIATGFESLMGYLHLSGQKERLEELIRWCIQEVEENNYEK
- the rlmB gene encoding 23S rRNA (guanosine(2251)-2'-O)-methyltransferase RlmB; this encodes MGRHPVLELLRSDRDVNKLFIQDGLGGEKLGDIIQLAKDRKIQIQAVPKSKLDTLSDNAVHQGVIAATAAFQYAVLDDLFEAAAAKNEDPFFIILDGVEDPHNLGSVLRTADACGAHGVIIPKRRAVGLTATVAKASTGAIEHVPVVRVTNLHRTVEELKERGVWIYATDMKGQDYRQWDTTLPLAMIIGNEGKGVSRLLKESADGLLTIPMVGHVQSLNAGVAAGLMMYEVFRKRHV
- a CDS encoding NYN domain-containing protein → MKKEILIVDGYNMIGAWPELVKLKNQDLIEEARDQLLQALSDYQNYEGNEVWCVFDAQFVPGITKEYSKYRVKVIFTAQGETADTYIEGVVKKLRNVLTEVYVATSDLAEQQLVFSKGAQRISAMELYKDIKRSKKALETESRRFRDQRQRGSWSDDQLEILREIYKDMLE
- a CDS encoding YbjQ family protein, whose amino-acid sequence is MILVNTDYISGKEFEMLGLVKGSTIQSKNLGRDISQGLKTLIGGELKAYNEMMNEARALATKRMVEEATTLGADAVVNIRYASSAIIQGAAEVIVYGTAVKFK
- a CDS encoding phosphoribosylaminoimidazolesuccinocarboxamide synthase, producing the protein MKELYDGKTKTVLLDEANKEVYLLFKDSATGEDGVFDPGSNTVGGSVAGKGKIGLTVSKYFFELMEKNGIPTHYLDADIEKGVMKVRQLTVPNLEFVLRYFTAGSMCRRFTLPEGLPFDPPYLEVTLKDDEQGDPLITDRLCQMKGILQPGQYDEALDILTKVGAVLREALAEMNLTLIDFKIEIGYDNDGKMYVVDEITPDIWRVKDEAGNIPNQIDCAQLILEKIQ
- a CDS encoding AraC family transcriptional regulator produces the protein MNSSTIDFITKLLSDTLHLNFHYFIAPYPNLSAFDQSLRESLEDSETLYRQVQEFLLTMEKNTFYFVTDNYSINYIFFFPFVDKQDIVAIGPYFNNPINDDYWHEITENNHLTAADIQNIKGFLFGIPQIDNNLHLISIISNIVSYINKEDITPFSINYHDFSNSSKDHYIYTPKDNFEAYFDAVFDRYKIEKELLNHIRNGDWEKALVEAERFMSSPIEPRLKNTLRDQKSHLTSANTLFRKAVEGNEIHPVYLHEISSKFLHMIELTTSESALNKLYEQMIREYCLLVQSKSRNTYSLSVRKILDYIEFNLNLPLTLNSISEKFNLSTPYISSQFKKEVGTTVIRYINQLRINDAIKLLDSSSMSIQDIAAYVGIPDYNYFTKVFKKERGVTPSDYRKDIAK